One genomic segment of Candidatus Polarisedimenticolaceae bacterium includes these proteins:
- a CDS encoding HlyD family efflux transporter periplasmic adaptor subunit → MKRFWLTAAIAGSLAAGCSAGHADPSSAARRAAPGDLRVVRGRFEDRFLLTGALDAVRADQLVVPRIPSWETTIRWMEDEGTIVKAGQRVVEFDTAAFAADLGEKRLAYDQADADLERAQADQDGALADAEFQVAQKAIAAEKARIAAEIPEEFLRGKDWQENQMALERAKTDLEKAKEDLEAKKVSSAETVHQKRIAQGKARRELEAATAAMDGMVLKAPRDGILVVAEHPWQGRKLQVGDSVWVGMPIVSLPDLDQMQVRAKLSDVDDGRIAPQLPVVCTLDAYPDRTFAGRIAEITPVAQEEIGRSLRRAYNVTVDLEQGDSVRMRPGMSVKVDVRPPPREAVLLAPREGLDFAGPTPRARLDAGGEVDVTLGACNREACIVLSGLTEGARLRPAA, encoded by the coding sequence ATGAAGCGGTTCTGGCTGACCGCGGCGATCGCCGGGTCCCTCGCGGCCGGATGCTCGGCAGGCCACGCCGATCCCTCGTCCGCCGCGCGCCGCGCGGCGCCGGGCGACCTCCGGGTCGTACGCGGGCGCTTCGAGGACCGCTTCCTCCTCACCGGCGCGCTCGACGCCGTCCGCGCCGATCAGCTCGTCGTTCCGCGCATTCCCTCGTGGGAGACGACGATCCGCTGGATGGAGGACGAAGGCACGATCGTCAAGGCGGGTCAGCGCGTCGTCGAGTTCGACACCGCGGCGTTCGCGGCCGACCTCGGCGAGAAGCGGCTCGCATACGACCAGGCGGACGCCGACCTCGAGCGCGCCCAGGCCGATCAGGACGGCGCGCTCGCCGATGCCGAGTTCCAGGTCGCGCAGAAGGCGATCGCGGCGGAGAAGGCACGGATCGCGGCGGAAATTCCCGAGGAATTCTTGCGCGGGAAGGACTGGCAGGAGAACCAGATGGCGCTCGAGCGGGCCAAGACCGATCTCGAGAAGGCCAAGGAAGATCTCGAGGCCAAGAAGGTCTCCTCCGCCGAGACGGTCCACCAGAAGCGCATCGCGCAGGGCAAGGCCCGCCGCGAGCTCGAGGCGGCGACGGCGGCGATGGACGGCATGGTCCTCAAGGCCCCACGCGACGGAATCCTCGTCGTCGCCGAGCACCCGTGGCAGGGACGGAAGCTCCAGGTCGGCGACTCGGTGTGGGTCGGCATGCCGATCGTCAGCCTTCCCGACCTCGACCAGATGCAGGTGCGTGCGAAGCTCTCGGACGTCGACGACGGACGGATCGCGCCCCAGCTCCCGGTCGTCTGCACCCTCGACGCCTACCCCGACCGGACGTTCGCGGGAAGGATCGCCGAGATCACGCCGGTCGCTCAGGAAGAGATCGGCCGCTCGCTCCGCCGTGCGTACAACGTCACCGTGGACCTCGAACAGGGAGACTCGGTCCGCATGCGTCCCGGCATGTCGGTCAAGGTCGACGTCCGTCCCCCACCGCGGGAAGCCGTGCTCCTGGCCCCGCGCGAAGGTCTCGACTTCGCGGGCCCGACACCCCGGGCGCGGCTCGACGCCGGCGGCGAGGTCGACGTCACGCTCGGGGCGTGCAACCGCGAGGCGTGCATCGTGCTCTCCGGTCTCACCGAAGGGGCGCGCCTGAGGCCGGCGGCATGA
- a CDS encoding efflux RND transporter periplasmic adaptor subunit, whose translation MGKIVKILIGLALLAFVVVGAYAWLQSKDGADDGIKKVEVTTGSITDKAVAVGKIEPRLKYHVKSKISGIVKTVHVQVGDAIHAGDPLFDIVPDPTPAERVEAERRLEMAQSAFDQAEREMNRAEQLSLSGILSKGDHDIKQQVFEQARIQLAQAKDNLELLQKGRIQGGGVGMESVVRAPAAGVLLERLANPGDPVVPLTSYQAGTDLATIAEMKDLIFKGTVDEIDVGKLQVGLPTRLRIGALPDKTVTGKLTRIAPQATEKDNAKLFEVEIELDPGQEAVLRAGYSANADVVIKEKKDILLIPERVITFEDGGKKAFVEIPGGSPKAPAKKVEIATGLSDGLNCEVTSGLKKGDLVLQRPPKPKSDF comes from the coding sequence ATGGGCAAGATCGTGAAGATCCTCATCGGGTTGGCCCTCCTTGCTTTCGTGGTCGTCGGGGCTTACGCCTGGCTCCAGAGCAAGGACGGCGCGGATGACGGGATCAAGAAGGTCGAGGTGACGACCGGCTCGATCACCGACAAAGCGGTCGCGGTCGGCAAGATCGAGCCGCGGCTCAAGTACCACGTCAAGTCCAAGATCTCGGGGATCGTCAAGACGGTCCACGTCCAGGTCGGCGACGCGATCCATGCCGGCGACCCTCTCTTCGACATCGTTCCCGATCCGACTCCCGCCGAGCGCGTCGAGGCCGAGCGGCGTCTCGAGATGGCGCAGTCCGCCTTCGACCAGGCCGAGCGCGAGATGAACCGCGCGGAACAGCTCTCGCTCTCCGGGATCCTCTCGAAGGGCGACCACGACATCAAGCAACAGGTGTTCGAGCAGGCAAGGATCCAACTCGCGCAGGCGAAGGACAACCTCGAGCTGCTCCAGAAGGGCCGCATCCAGGGCGGCGGCGTCGGCATGGAGTCGGTCGTCCGCGCGCCGGCGGCAGGCGTGCTCCTGGAGCGCCTGGCGAATCCGGGCGATCCGGTCGTGCCGCTCACCTCCTACCAGGCCGGCACCGACCTCGCGACGATCGCCGAGATGAAAGACCTCATCTTCAAGGGTACCGTCGACGAGATCGACGTGGGCAAGTTGCAAGTCGGCCTCCCGACGCGCCTCCGCATCGGCGCGCTCCCCGACAAGACGGTCACCGGCAAGCTCACCCGCATCGCGCCGCAGGCGACGGAGAAGGACAACGCGAAGCTCTTCGAGGTCGAGATCGAGCTCGACCCCGGCCAGGAGGCGGTCCTCCGCGCCGGCTACTCGGCGAACGCGGACGTCGTCATCAAGGAGAAGAAGGACATCCTCCTCATCCCCGAGCGCGTCATCACGTTCGAGGACGGCGGCAAGAAGGCGTTCGTCGAGATCCCCGGCGGCTCGCCGAAGGCGCCCGCGAAGAAGGTCGAGATCGCGACCGGCCTGTCCGACGGCTTGAACTGCGAGGTCACCTCGGGCCTCAAGAAGGGAGATCTCGTCCTCCAGCGGCCTCCCAAGCCCAAGAGCGACTTCTAG
- a CDS encoding ABC transporter permease, translated as MAFWLQLRQLLRDLRSQKMRTFMTTFGIVWGTAAVSMLLAFGQGLHKQMYKASAGLGENICIAWPSRTSLTFEGLGKGRQIQLDEDDMELIRLKADNLDALSSEYESSFKLIYEKKAMAVDVHGVTPVFASMRTIVPKDGGRWINRPDWDGRRRVAFLGNDLAETVFGPTDPVGKTIRLNGSPFLVIGVMVKKPQDSSYSGRDKDNVFIPGTTMRALTGAKYVDEFLFKAKKANQTEALKAQVLEIAAGKHRFDPKDKEAIGIWDTTDNFKFLDTFGIAFSSFLGIVGSLTLVVGGIGVSNIMNVVVEERTREIGIKMALGARPGSILLQFLLETLLITGIGGAIGLGITFGICAAFPALGFTDYVGDPVVSPFIAAITAGLLGTIGLLAGYFPARDAARLDPVVAMKL; from the coding sequence GTGGCGTTCTGGCTCCAGCTCCGCCAGCTCCTCCGCGATCTCCGGTCGCAGAAGATGCGCACCTTCATGACGACCTTCGGGATCGTGTGGGGCACGGCGGCGGTGAGCATGCTGCTCGCGTTCGGCCAGGGGCTGCACAAGCAGATGTACAAGGCGTCGGCCGGCCTCGGCGAGAACATCTGCATCGCGTGGCCCTCGCGGACCTCCCTGACGTTCGAGGGGCTTGGGAAGGGACGCCAGATTCAGCTCGACGAAGACGACATGGAGCTGATCCGCCTGAAGGCGGACAACCTCGACGCGCTGTCGAGCGAATACGAGAGCTCGTTCAAGCTGATCTACGAAAAGAAGGCGATGGCGGTCGACGTCCACGGCGTCACCCCCGTGTTCGCGTCGATGCGGACGATCGTGCCGAAGGACGGCGGGCGCTGGATCAATCGGCCCGACTGGGACGGCCGGCGGCGCGTCGCGTTCCTCGGGAACGATCTCGCCGAGACGGTCTTCGGCCCGACCGACCCGGTCGGGAAAACGATCCGCCTGAACGGCTCGCCGTTCCTCGTCATCGGCGTGATGGTCAAGAAGCCCCAGGACTCGAGCTACAGCGGGCGCGACAAGGACAACGTCTTCATCCCCGGCACGACGATGCGGGCGCTCACGGGCGCCAAGTACGTCGACGAGTTCCTCTTCAAGGCGAAGAAGGCGAATCAGACCGAAGCGCTGAAGGCCCAGGTCCTCGAGATCGCCGCCGGAAAGCACCGGTTCGACCCGAAGGACAAAGAGGCGATCGGGATCTGGGATACGACCGACAATTTCAAGTTTCTCGACACGTTCGGAATTGCGTTCAGCAGCTTCCTCGGGATCGTCGGCTCGCTCACGCTCGTCGTCGGCGGGATCGGCGTGTCGAACATCATGAACGTCGTCGTCGAGGAGCGGACACGCGAGATCGGCATCAAGATGGCGCTCGGCGCTCGGCCGGGATCGATCCTGCTCCAGTTCCTGCTCGAGACCCTCCTCATCACCGGGATCGGGGGCGCGATCGGGCTCGGCATCACGTTCGGCATCTGCGCTGCGTTTCCCGCCCTCGGGTTCACGGACTACGTCGGCGATCCGGTCGTCTCACCGTTCATCGCCGCGATCACGGCGGGCCTGCTCGGGACGATCGGTCTCCTCGCCGGCTACTTCCCGGCTCGCGACGCGGCGCGGCTCGACCCCGTCGTCGCGATGAAGCTCTAG
- a CDS encoding ABC transporter permease — translation MRGASVIFNLFLASSRLQRKRAVLTIASIAWGSVALLLLLAFGQGLKNQISTANRGMGTSIAVIWPSETTKAWQGLPPGRSIRFLPEDVALIKERVPLLNGAIGEFVTWSANFTYGKKTVNAQLVGTDVAYGDLRNHVPKPGGRFINDDDVELRRRVVFLGDELAHDIFGDSDPVGKELLINTVPYTVIGVLEKRLQMGTYGGPDKNHAVIPTTAFQAQIGKKYLSNMVVRASDPKMMKTALADLRKTMAAKYTFDPDDDRAIRNWDTVEGQKVMGNILLGIQMFLGIIGGLTLMIGGVGVANIMYATIKERTREIGVKMALGARASWITGPLLLEGFAYTVVGGLLGLLVATSIIIALGFVPMNNEALQFLGKPTLSPAVGVISAAILGTIGLVAAYFPARRAARIDPAQTLRYE, via the coding sequence ATGCGCGGCGCGTCGGTCATCTTCAATCTCTTCCTCGCGTCCTCGCGGCTCCAGCGCAAGCGCGCCGTTCTGACGATTGCGTCGATCGCGTGGGGGTCGGTGGCGCTCCTCCTGCTGCTCGCGTTCGGGCAGGGGCTGAAGAACCAGATCTCCACCGCCAACCGCGGGATGGGAACCAGCATCGCGGTGATCTGGCCCTCCGAGACCACGAAGGCGTGGCAAGGGCTTCCTCCCGGGCGCTCGATCCGCTTCCTTCCCGAGGACGTCGCGCTCATCAAGGAGCGCGTGCCGCTCCTGAACGGCGCGATCGGCGAATTCGTCACCTGGAGCGCCAACTTCACCTACGGGAAGAAGACGGTCAACGCGCAGCTCGTCGGGACCGACGTCGCCTACGGCGATCTCAGGAACCACGTGCCGAAGCCGGGCGGCCGGTTCATCAACGACGACGACGTCGAGCTCAGGCGCCGGGTCGTCTTCCTCGGCGACGAGCTCGCCCACGACATCTTCGGCGACTCGGATCCGGTCGGGAAGGAGCTCCTCATCAACACGGTGCCGTATACGGTGATCGGCGTGCTCGAGAAGCGCCTCCAGATGGGGACGTACGGCGGTCCGGACAAGAACCACGCGGTGATCCCGACCACGGCGTTCCAGGCGCAGATCGGCAAGAAGTACCTGTCGAACATGGTCGTGCGCGCCTCCGATCCGAAGATGATGAAGACCGCCCTCGCCGATCTCCGCAAGACGATGGCGGCGAAGTACACCTTCGATCCCGACGACGACCGGGCGATCCGCAACTGGGACACGGTCGAGGGCCAGAAGGTCATGGGGAACATCCTCCTCGGCATCCAGATGTTCCTCGGGATCATCGGGGGCCTGACGCTCATGATCGGCGGCGTCGGCGTCGCGAACATCATGTACGCGACCATCAAGGAGAGGACGCGCGAGATCGGCGTGAAGATGGCGCTCGGCGCGCGCGCCTCGTGGATCACGGGGCCGCTGCTCCTCGAGGGATTCGCCTACACGGTCGTCGGAGGCCTGCTCGGCCTCCTCGTCGCGACGTCGATCATCATCGCGCTCGGCTTCGTGCCGATGAACAACGAGGCGCTCCAGTTCCTCGGCAAGCCGACGCTCTCCCCCGCCGTCGGGGTGATCTCTGCGGCGATCCTCGGGACGATCGGCCTCGTCGCCGCCTACTTCCCCGCGCGCCGCGCCGCGAGAATCGATCCCGCGCAGACCCTGCGCTACGAGTGA
- a CDS encoding ABC transporter ATP-binding protein, whose product MNLSLVRPDSSLSPAATPAADVIAMAGIRKVYDTGKVRVEALKGVDLRIGTGEFVAIVGPSGSGKSTLMNLVGCLDTPSGGTYLLRGKEVAGLDKNELARIRNERVGFVFQNFNLLPQITAFENVEMPLMFGGVARKERKERVRALLDKVGLSERMEHRPTELSGGQMQRVAVARALAMNPDIVLADEPTGNLDTSSGGDVMSLFEELWHQGRTLIVITHDQALARRAGRVVEIRDGAIVRDTAA is encoded by the coding sequence ATGAACCTGAGCCTGGTCCGCCCCGACTCCTCCCTCTCGCCGGCCGCGACGCCCGCCGCCGACGTCATCGCGATGGCCGGGATCCGCAAGGTCTACGACACCGGCAAGGTGCGCGTCGAGGCGCTCAAGGGCGTCGATCTCCGCATCGGCACGGGCGAGTTCGTCGCGATCGTCGGCCCGTCCGGCTCCGGGAAGTCGACCCTCATGAACCTCGTCGGCTGCCTCGACACGCCGAGCGGCGGGACCTACCTGCTCCGCGGCAAAGAGGTCGCCGGGCTCGACAAGAACGAGCTCGCCAGGATCCGCAACGAGCGGGTCGGGTTCGTCTTCCAGAACTTCAACCTGCTTCCGCAGATCACCGCCTTCGAGAACGTCGAGATGCCGCTCATGTTCGGCGGCGTCGCGCGCAAGGAGCGGAAGGAGCGCGTCCGCGCGCTCCTGGACAAGGTCGGCCTCTCCGAGCGCATGGAGCATCGCCCCACCGAGCTTTCGGGCGGGCAGATGCAGCGCGTCGCCGTCGCGCGCGCCCTCGCGATGAACCCGGACATCGTGCTCGCCGACGAGCCGACGGGGAACCTCGATACCTCCTCGGGCGGCGACGTCATGTCGCTCTTCGAGGAGCTGTGGCATCAGGGCCGGACCCTCATCGTGATCACCCACGACCAGGCGCTCGCGCGCCGAGCGGGCCGCGTCGTCGAGATCCGGGACGGCGCAATCGTTCGCGACACCGCCGCCTAG